The Chryseobacterium oranimense genome contains the following window.
TACCGTATGGGCTTGTGTTCAACGACAGCTCACCATCTGAATGTAAGCAGAAATTTGCACGGTATAATGCAAAGCTCTACCAAACTACGGTTGATACCGATGAAATGACATCCAGTGCATTAACGGTTGTTGCCTTCAAGATGAACTCCTCTTTTGTCCGTCTGGAATTCGGGAATCAATATTTAACCAGACTTGTAATTTCAAATAAAGAATTTTAACCATGGCAGAAAAACATATTGTAGTACAGGGTGCTCTATGCAAATGCCAGTTCGGGCAGATGCCGGACAAGCTCAAAGTGCTCTCACACCAGAAAGAATACGCCAACGATAAGGATGCTTCCAAAAAACTGATCGTTACCACCAAAGAAATAGGGGCCGCCACATTCGAAAAAAATACATTCGGAAACTGTATAAAAATGGGAACTCCGCCGCCGCCTTGCAAGATCATGGTAACGGAATGGAAAGATTATTACGAAAAAGTACAGCTCAACAACGGAGGATATATCATCGTGGAAACAAGCAAAGCTGTCTGTGCCATTGCAGGAACACCTTGTATTGAAATCATAGATCATGGGCAAAGGACCGAGGGCAGCCCGCAGAATTTTAAGAATGCTGATAAAGATGTACAGCAGCAGATCAATCCGTTGGTAGATGCTGAAGAAATGTATAAAGAACAGCCTGATTACGGTGGGCAGGATGGTGTAATCTAAACGATAAACAAATGGCAAAAGGCGTAAAAAAAATAAAGGTTATAAAAGGCAATTATTATCCGAAAATGTCTGTTCCGGGGCAGAGAGTCACCATTGTACCCAATCAGGATGTGACTTTTCAGGTCGATGAATGGCTGCCGGGCACAACTGCTGAAGATAAAAAGAAACCTGTCATCTGGATGAGGCAGACCAATGACCGCAAAATTATCATCTACCAGGCACCATCTGCTACAGGGTATACATTCAGGATTGACAAACAGTACTGTGGAAGCTATCAGTTCTACATCGAGGCCAGTTTTTCCGGTAAAAGAGATGCCAAAAACAATACAGGTCTTTATGTAAAGGGCTGGTGCGAACCTAAAATTATTACCAGTAAATGGACTACCCAGCGGGGAAGCAAAAACAGCATCAAAAACCAGAATAAAACCAAGTTTATTTCCTACGGCCATATTGTTTACCTTAACCTTACAACGGAAGGTCTTAACGGAAATACCCTGACAGTTGAACTTTGGAACCAGCAGACTGCAAAAGCCGATAAGCTGATCCATGTATACAATAATGTACAGGTTATAGACGGAGAGGTCAATTTAAAAATAGAAAATACCTATTCCTGGATGGCTCATGTAGACAACATCCAGAATGTAGAAGAATTTTATATTAAAGTAAAAGATTCCGCATCAAAAAAATACATTAAAGACAATCTCGGTGATGAGCTTCACGGCATTTATCTGAATGTAAAAAATAAAGTAATCACCACCAATGCCAATGTCAGCAAGAACCAGACTCCTACCAAAGTTTATAAACCGGACGTAAATTCCGTTCGTCAGGAGCCTTGTAAATTCGAAGTCATCAAAATCACAGAAAGTGAAGTGAAGGATGGAAAAGCAAGCAATACGACTGTCAAGATTTTCGACAACGGTAAAGGAATTAGAAAAGTACAGTCTGCCGCTCTTCAGGAACGGATCGAGAGAACCATCTATTATAAATTCGATTCAACGGTAATAGACAAGAACGGAGAAGCTATTCTCAATAATGTGCTTAAATTTCTTCTTGAGCATAAAGATTCTACCATGAACCTTAGCGGATATGCCTGTGTGATAGGAAAGCAGAATTACAATAAAGGACTGTCCCAGAGAAGAGCAGATGTGGTAAAGAAATTCTTTGCAGACGGGGGCCTTGATCCCCGAAGGATCATTTCTGTCGGGAAAGGAGAAATAGACCCTACCGATGATAAAATGGGCAGGGATAACATAAAATATAAAAATGAAAAAGACTATGAGAATAACAGAAGGGTAGATATTTCTTTTGTATTCAATGCCCATGATGCCCAGACGGTAAATTATGAAGTGGTGGCGCCTACCGAATCCACCAAGAAAGAGCTTACGATTGATATTGCAGGATTCGAAACTAATGAATGTTTCCGCGACAGTAAAAGCAAGCATAAAAAGCAGACCCTCATGGTTGATGTGGGGCAGGCCATTGATGCCGGAGATACCAAGCAAACCTTTGCCACACCATCTTTCAGATACAAGGTCTATTCCAATATATCAAGATTGAATGCAGCCCCTATAAAGTATATCTGGCCTTCGGCTACCAACCCGAACCAGTTTCATATGCATGTTCACAGCTGCAGATATTTCAGCAATGAAAAAAGAACTACAGTTTTAATCAAAGCATATCCCGATATCAAATGGGAACTGGCGCTGGAATTCCAGGTTAATGTATCCAATTATAAAGCGGCCAATATGCCACCGGGAAACATTTATGCCAAACATCAGGAGAAAGCCAGGCAGGCTGGTTATAAAAGATACCGGCTGAACGAAACCGGAAAAGTTCCGATTTCCATAGGCGTAGGGCTATCCGCAGAGTGGGATGCCGGCAGAGAAAAAAGAAGCTTCACCAACGAGTTTTCAGATAAAATAGAAATCGTGGCAAAAATGATTGCTACTGCTGTAAATATCGTTCAGAATGCCATCAATTATGCTCAGAGTGCCGCAAAAGAAACAGCAATTCCTGTTGGTTTTAATGTAAGATATCCTAAGTTTACAGTAGTAGGAAAGTGGTATCTGGAGAGAGTCAATGAACGGGCAAACCTGAGTGTGATAGGGGAAGTTGGTTTCGGTTTCAAACCTCTCATAGGAGCAGAAGTTGTCATTGACATCATCGGGGCAGCAATTGCCGTAGCTTCTTACGGGGCAACAGGAAACCCTGCCGCCGCCAGAATTATTAATAAATTCAGAGGCGGATTGGAAAAACTGGGCGCTTCGGTTACCTTTACAGCCACATTTTACGGCGAGCTGGAAATAATGGTGGATGCCTTGAAAATAGATAGCATCAATGGAATCAATATGCAGGGTAAAACCACTATTGGCGGGAAAATGGGAGCTACCATAGAGCTCAGTGTCAGTGTTGAGGTAGGAACCGTAAAAGGAACAAAAGTAAAACCTATTGCCACATTTAAAGCCGCCGCCAAAGCAGATTCCTATTTTGGAGGAGATTTTGTGATAGATTCAGATACCACAGGACTATTTATCCAGCCTGTTCTGAAGTTCTCAGGAGTTGTTCTTTCCGTGGAAATAGAAGGCGAAGTAGGCTGGTGGAAAAGCAATTTCAAAGTAGAAGAAAAAGTGATGAAAGAAGAAACCTACTATATGGATAAAAAATATTTAACTTAAATTCAGGTATGCATAATTTTAAAAAACCATTATACTCCGTATATCCGAGAATGTACTGCTCAGGAACCATCTATGTGAATGATGTTCCCGTTATAGACTGGTACGGAGATGAGACAAAAGAAGGAGGATTCGGAGGAGATACCATGATTAACCAGGCCCTGCTGCAAAGCGGAAAATACCAGGTAGTTGGTAAAATGTATCCGCGTTTGGGAAAAAATGTTTTGGATGAAGATGATACCCTGTCGGTAGATTTCTTTTGTGCAGATTTGGACAACTGGAAAGCCTCTCGTTTTGCCTTTCACCCTAAAATGGAATCCCCGTGGGACGGACTTACGGAAAACGTTAGCCACCCCACTTTTACGGTTGCCGGCGAAATAGAAGTAGAACTTCCTTTTGTATTGGACGGCTGGCAGCATTCCGTAGATTTTAAGGATGTTAAAAAAGAAGACCTTTTTAGCGATGTTTTAAAATATTACAGGCAGATACGAGCAGTACTTGTTGAGCATGATGCCGGGAAATACTTAGAAATGTCCCAGGACAAAATGAAGCTTCAGGAGCAGGCTCTATACTATACCGAAGACCGGAAAAAAAGATTTTTAGACAGTGCCGGGCAGTTGTTTGGTCAGAATTTAGCTGTGGAAGAACTTAATGAAGCAGATCTTCAGCTGGAGATCATGGGGTATGGTAAATTGGTAAGACTTATGAAAAAAGACGGATCTCAGCCGCTTCAGTTCAAAAGTCCGGACCTTGAAAAGCAGGGCAACATCGAAATGGAAGTCAAGCTTCACATGAGAACGAAAGAAAAAGGGTTTAGTATTATTTAAATTTCCTGATAATGACTTTTTTTGGAGGTTTAACTGCTGTAGTCGTTTTGTTTTCTGTGTTCTTAGGATACAGGATTTTTTCAAAAATTTCGGATAAAAGAAATGATTCCGGGAAAACAGGAGGTGTTGTTGAGAAGACCTTTCTCTTTCTTATTATTTCGTTGATCATGGTTTCCATCAATGCTCTGGCGTTTATTTTATCCTACTCTTTTTTTTGGGAGAAAGCATACAGAACCTATGATGAGCCGCAGTATATAGCCACAGTAATAGGATATAAGAAAGAAATCACCAAAGGTAAAAATTTTTCAAATTCCTCATACAGCGACAGGGTCATCTTTTTTCCAAAAGTGGAATTTACGGATGCCAATGGAAAAAAAATAGTGAAGACACTCGATATCACCAGCAATAATCCGCCCGCTCTGGGAGAAAAAATAAAAATTACAGATGCTGGGAATCAAGACAATACAAATGCTCTGCAACTGGATTGGATCATGCTGGGCGCCGGGGGCATTTTTACAGGCGTAGCTGCATTCTTTGCTGCACTGCTCGCTACTTACAGCACCTCATACGGAATGAAGAAAAGAATCAAGTGGTCTTTGGGAGCAGCACTGGCACTCACTTTGATCAACGTATTCTGTCTGGTATTCATATATTTGAAACAGTAAAACAGTTGATCTGCCTATCAGTGGGTGAATGACATTAATAAATCAAAATATAAAGTATTATGAAAAAAGGAAAGTTTTTAATATTGATTTTCGTTGTATTGATCAATATATGCTGCGGAAATAAATCATTTGACCTTTCGTCCGTCTCTTTGGGAGAAGATGCAAAAAAATATGATTTTGAAAATAAAGACCTGTTCCTGAAAGATAATGGAAGCAAACCCGATGTTGTACAATACTATGCAGACGAAAACAAGGGCCTGATGTACAGCAATATTCCTTTGGATAATACAATGGGGACAAGAATTACCATATATAAAGGAAAAGTAGGAGCGATTGATACCAATGCCGCCGAAAAATATTCTTTAGAATTTGTTGAAAAGATAGCTGCTAAACATGGCAAACCTACAGCAACAGTAACAGACAAAGCAACCGTAGATGCCAAACTTATAAAGCCGATTTTTGAAAAGCTTAAAAAAGTTTCACCCGATAAAGTGTCATGGAACCAGGGCGAAAAAAACTCATTTACTTATCCCACTTCTTTTTTCTGGGATGACGGGAAAAACTATTCAATCCTGAGTATTTCCATTGAAGATGATGGAAGGATCAGAAATAAATATGTAACCGTTACCAAAGATGCATACAGGAATAATGCTGTTTTTGGATTAAAATATCCAACTCCTCAAGGGTCTCCATGGTACAATTACATGAAATAAAAAAAGAAAATTTTCCATAAAAAAGCCGGCTCAAGAATTGAGCCGGCTTTTTTGTCATTAATTATTATTTCACAATAAACTTCAAAGTAGTCTGATCAAGTTTTAAAATATAAATTCCCTGTTGAAGATTTCTGATCTTAATAGAATTTCCATTTTTAAAAGGATTGTTAATCGTCTGAAGTGTTTTACCCTGAAGATTATAAATTTCTGCCTTTTGGATATTCTGAGTGTTACCTTTTACAAAAATTTCCTGTCCGGAGATCGGGTTAGGATAAACCTGAAGTTCCTGAATCGTAATTTCATTGGCTGATGTTCCCTGAGCCTGTCTGGCTGTTCCCGAATAGCACGTCCATTTAAGATCGTCTATAGCCACTCTGTTGCTCGATGAAGTGTTCACAAGGCTTACGGTAACATTTCCTGCAATATTGATGTTATTGATCGTAGTTGTGGCAGCAGTAGCTCCGTAAGGTATAGTTCCTACTGTTGTTCCGTTTACCTTCACATCAAATGTTCCGTTGCTTCCTGAAAACTTAAGCTGGGTAGTCACTGTCAGTGATCCGATACCGCTAGCTGAACTTCCTGAAGTTAGAGAACCGTTTCTTACCGTAATAGCCTTTGTGTTGATAGTCTGATCTGTTCTTGCATCTGTAGCTGTCCATGAAATACCGTTTGCCGACCATGTTCTTGTAGTATAAGAAGCTTCTGCAGCAGGAATGGTTTCAAAAGCTTCATTTACACAGTTCGTTCCCGGATTGGTAGGTGTTCCGGGATCAGTAGTTCCCGGGCTTGAACCCCAGATCTGATTGACATAATTGGGATTGTCTATGAACGGATTTCTATTACCCTGATAAGTATATGAGGCATTATTCCTGTTGATTTCAGCCTGAGAAACAGGGTCCTGAGCATGCCATGCCAGAAGAACATTCAGTTCCCAGGTCTGAAGTCCCGGAAATGTTGAGCTGCCCAGCATATCCCCAGAAGAAAAAGTAGAAAGTTTACTCTGATAGCGGGTTACAAAATAAAAGATCATTCTTGCCACATCGCCTTTAAACTCATCGATCGGTTCAAAAACAGTTCCTGCATATCCTGAAGATGAAGAGCTGCCCAGCTTTGAGCCGTTCAGGGAAGTAAATGTTGCCGTACCCACTTTCCCGAAAGGATAATTACTTCTCATTCCGTTTACCTTTCCATCTGTAGCTCTGATAAAATGAATGTCCGAAACCATTGGGGCAGCCTGACTGAATAAACTTTGAGGAACAATATGCTCCCTGTTATAGCAATTGCCTTCCGTAGAATAGGTCCCGCACTGGTTAGTACCTGGTGTATATTTGTAAGGATCGGTTCCTGACGGCTTCTCTGAATAAATATCCATAATTGAACCGTCATTTTCGTAGGTCTTATCGATATCAGTGGTTTTATAACCTGTCCAAAGCCCATTATAACCTTTGTCCTGATGTCCGTTGGTAATAATAGTACTTAATGCCGTTTTCAGCGCAGCACCGCTCAATCCGTTCGCCGAATTGTAATAACCTGCAGGAGCCTGGGCATTAACAAACCCCGCTATTACAGTACATAAGATAATTTTTTTCATACTAATAAAATTTCTGTAAGAATACTATATTTTCACGAATAAAAAATTACATTACTGTTAATTTTTAAATGTTGCGCATGCTGTTTTTGTAGAGAGAAAGGTGGTTCTGAATCTGCTTTGCTTCAAGACAAAAAAATCCGGTACAGAAAACCGTACCGGAAAATATATAGATAATTGATTTAAATAAATTATTTTCTCTGAGGAGGATAATTTTTCATGATCTCAGCCATGATCTCAGGGATTTGTCTCTGTTTAGCTTTAGGAGAATCTACGGAAATTCCGCTTCCGATACCCTGCCAAACCAGTTTGTTGGTTTTAGAATCAATAAGGTCTACGATCAGTGCACCTTCATTATAATTGCTGGTCCATGTTCTGCTCATTCCTACACCCCATCCGAAAGGGCCGCCCCATCCCCACATTCCGTAAGGAGAATTGTTGGTAATATCCGTAACCTTTTTATGATTGGCTTTTACATTAACGATAAGGTCAGGATTTTCTCCGGACTGAAGTCCTTTGCTCTGAAGCTGTCTCGATAACTCGTTTAAAACCCTGTCTTTATCAATATCATTCAGTTTCAGATCGTCAATTCTGATTTTGTATGTTTTGTAAGTCGTAAAATTAGCTGTTTCAGCATAATCTGAACGTACCTGAAATGGACTGCACGATGTAAGGCCTAATGCAGCCGATGCCAACAAAATAAAAATATATTTTTTCATTTTATTTATTTTTTTTATCGTTTTTAATAAATGTATCAGTCTTTTTATCGTACCCGTAAGGACAGTGTCTGCAGCCGCTTTTACAGCAATATCCCCTTTTCAGATGGAATTTTTCCGTAAAAACCTTGTACCCCTGTTCATTGTAGTAAAAATCTTCACCTTCTTTGATGTCATATTGGGCCATAAGTTAAATCGCTAAGTCAAAAAAACTTTATATTTGTTAGTATGATAATTATATGCCAAAAGCCATTAAAAAGATTAAAAATCAATGGCATTGCTCTTTTTCCCTTTATCTTCATTAGGAAACCCGAAGATAAGGAAAATAAAGTACTTATCAATCACGAAAAAATCCATTTGAGACAGCAGCTCGAAATGCTCGTTATTTTCTTTTATATTTTTTATGTCATCGAATACTATTACTGGTTTTTCAAACTGAAAGACGGCTTTCTGGCCTATAAAAGAATCTCTTTTGAAAGAGAAGCGTTTGCCAATGAAGCAGATATGCATTATCTGAAAAAAAGAAAATTCTGGAATTTTAGGAAGTATTTATAAAGATTAAAGATTATTATTGAAATTCAATAGGGGTGGGCTTTAGCCCACCTGATAAAAAATAAATCATCATGCAACTGGCTTTTAGCAAAAACCTAAAATAAAACACAAATTTCACGAATATTTCCATGAATAGCCACGAAAATTTTAAGGCTAAAAAGAATGATTTAGAAATATTATTTTCCAAAATTTGTGTAAATCCGTTTCATTCGTGGCTAAATTTAAATTCTTCTATCCAAACCCGAGAAAAATCATATAATTCACTAAAAAACAAATCACTAATTTTGCAGATAATAGTTAAACCATAAAAATGCTATTAAAAGCCCCGGCAGAAGCTATTCCCATTCAGGAAATATCCATTCATCATAAGAATATAAAACTCTTTATCAAAAGGGAAGACCTTATTCATTCCCAGATCTCGGGAAACAAATACTGGAAACTATTTTATAACATCAACACTTATCTTGAGAAGAATCCTGAAAATCCTTACATCATTACTTTCGGGGGAGCATTTTCCAATCATATTGCTGCTGTTTCTGCTGCCGGAAATCTGGCCGGTATTCCGACATTAGGGATCATCAGGGGAGAAGAGCTGCAGAATAAATGGCGGGATAATCCAACCCTTCTTCTGGCAAAAAGAAACGGAATGAATCTGAAGTTTGTAACCCGTGAAGAATACAGGCACAAAGAAAAATTAACAGAATTTCTATCCAGAGAATTCCCCAATGCGTTGGTTGTTCCCGAAGGAGGTACCAATAAAGATGCTGTGGAAGGGATTAAAATGATGCTCAATGACCAAACAAAAGATTTTGATTATCTTTGCACCGCAGTTGGAACCGGAGGAACACTTGCCGGAATTGCAAAGTTTTGTGAAGAAGATCAGAAAGTTATAGGATTTAAGGTAGTTGACGATGCTTCACTGGAGAATAAAATCTCAGAATTAACTTCAGGGCGGAATTTTAATCTAATAGATTCATGTTTTGGAGGTTATGGTAAAATAAAAGATGAAAACATCCGTTTTATCAATGAATTTAAAGAAAAGTACGGTATTCCTTTGGAGCCGGTGTATACAGGAAAAATGATGCAGAAAGTTTTCGAACTGATAGATGAAGGTTACTTTCCTGAAAACAGTAGGGTATTGTGCTTTCATACCGGCGGCTTGCAGGGTATAGAAGGAGCCAATCTGCTTTTGGAAAAACAGAATAGAAATTTAATTATATAAGTAAAAATTGAAAAACATGAAAAGACTTTTCTCAATCGTAAGCCTTTTAGTTTTATCAACATTCTCAGCCCAGACTTGGGCTACTGAAGACCAGTACATTCAGAAATTCGCTAAATATGCGGTAGAAGAAATGGAAAAATACAAAATTCCGGCCTCTATCACATTGGCCCAGGGACTCCTGGAGACGGGAGGAGGGCAGAGCAGACTGGCTCAGGAAGGTAAAAATCACTTCGGTATAAAATGTAAGGAAGACTGGACCGGAAAAACCATGAAGCATACAGATGATGCTCCCAATGAGTGTTTTCGTGTCTATGACGATCCCAGACAGTCTTACGAAGATCACTCCATATTCCTGGCTACAAGAAAATATTATACCAATCTTTTCAATCTGGATATGAAAGATTACAAAGCGTGGGCTTACGGACTCAAAAAAGCAGGTTATGCCACCAATCCACGTTATGCATCGATCCTTATTGGTAAAATTGAAAGATACAGACTCTATGAATACGACGATACCAATTCTAAAGAAGTACTGTATGCAGTTCTTAAAATGTATCCTGATTTAAAAGACGACCGAACATTCATGGCTCAGCTGGAACCTTCCAAAATGACAGTAAAGAAATCTAAAGATCCTGTTACTGTTGAGGTTCCATATAAACAGACCTCTTATGCCCAGCAGCAGAAAAGAGTGGAAAGAATCAAAACAAAAGCTGAAATTCTTAATTCAATCCTAATTAAAAGCCACCCTAATGAAGGCTTAAAATACATTGTTATTCCTGAAGATACCACAGTAAAATTCATTGCAAATAAATTCAAAATAAGCGAAAGCAGGCTGGCAAAATGGAATGAACTGGACAGTGATGTTTTAAAGAAAAATGACATTGTTTTTCTTGAATCTAAAAATTCTGCAGGAAATACTGCCACTTATACCGCGGAAAATGGTGAAGATATGCATGATATCGCCCAGAAATTCGGAATCAAATTAAATAAATTATACGCAAAAAACAGAATGGACGAAGGACAGAAACCTTCTGCCGGACAGCTGATTTATTTGATTGATAAAAAACCAAGAAACTAATTCAATAGTTGCTGATTATTGCTATCGGTTGACAATGTAATGTTTACCGGTGAACTACCAATCAGCAGCCATCAACGATCAACAAAAATGAAATACCAAAGAAGTTCGGCTTTATTTGATGAAGCCTACAAATACATCCCGGGCGGGGTAAACTCTCCCGTGCGTGCTTTCAAATCCGTGGGAGGAGTACCTGTATTTATGAAATCTGCAAAAGGAGCTTATCTTACCGATGCAGATGATAACACGTATATCGATTACATCAACTCATGGGGTCCGGCTATTTTAGGGCACACTCATCCTGAGGTTTTGGAAGAACTGAAGATCCAGGCTGAAAAAGGTTTCTCTTTCGGAGCACCTACAGAACTGGAAACAGAAATTGCAAAATTCATCGTAGAAAATGTCCCGAATATAGATCAGATCAGAATGGTTTCTTCAGGTACAGAAGCCTGTATGAGTGCTGTAAGACTGGCAAGAGGATTTACAAAGAGAGATAAAATCGTTAAATTTGAAGGCTGTTATCACGGTCATTCAGACTCATTCCTGATCAAGGCAGGAAGTGGTGCTGCCACTTTTGGAAACCCGAATTCTCCGGGAGTAACGGAAGGAACGGCTAAAGATACTCTGCTGGCCCGTTACAACGATTTTGAGCAGGTGCAAGACCTTTTCCGCCACAACCAGGGAGAAATTGCAGCCGTTATTATTGAGCCGGTTGCCGGAAATATGGGATGTGTCCTTCCTGAAAATAATTTTCTTCAAAACTTAAGAAAAATCTGTGATGAAAACGGAGCTTTATTGATTTTCGATGAGGTAATGACCGGTTTCAGACTGGCGTTCGGAGGTGCACAGGAATTATTTAACGTAAAAGCTGACCTTATTACTTACGGAAAAGTAATCGGCGGTGGTCTTCCGGTAGGAGCTTTTGCAGGAAGAAACGAAATTATGGATCATTTAGCTCCAAAAGGCGGAGTTTACCAGGCCGGAACATTAAGTGGAAATCCATTGGCCATGAGAGCCGGATTGAAAACTTTACAGCTTATCAAAAATGATCCGGAATTCTTTAACAGGATCAATAAAACAACTGAAACGCTTGATTTCGGTATCGGTAAAATTCTGAATGAAAAAGGAATTCCCCATAAGATCAACAGAAAAGGATCTATGATGTCTGTGTTTTTCCATACCAACAGAGTGTCTGATTTTGACGAAGCAGCAGCTTCCAATCATTCTCTTTTCAATAATTTCTTTCACCAGATGCTTCAGAACGGGATATACCTTCCGCCAAGTGGCTACGAAACTTATTTCATCAGTGATGCAATCAGTGATAAAGAAATTGATATGACGCTTGAAGCAGTAAGAAAATTTGAATATTCTTAAGATATAAAA
Protein-coding sequences here:
- a CDS encoding DUF4280 domain-containing protein, giving the protein MAEKHIVVQGALCKCQFGQMPDKLKVLSHQKEYANDKDASKKLIVTTKEIGAATFEKNTFGNCIKMGTPPPPCKIMVTEWKDYYEKVQLNNGGYIIVETSKAVCAIAGTPCIEIIDHGQRTEGSPQNFKNADKDVQQQINPLVDAEEMYKEQPDYGGQDGVI
- a CDS encoding OmpA family protein, producing the protein MAKGVKKIKVIKGNYYPKMSVPGQRVTIVPNQDVTFQVDEWLPGTTAEDKKKPVIWMRQTNDRKIIIYQAPSATGYTFRIDKQYCGSYQFYIEASFSGKRDAKNNTGLYVKGWCEPKIITSKWTTQRGSKNSIKNQNKTKFISYGHIVYLNLTTEGLNGNTLTVELWNQQTAKADKLIHVYNNVQVIDGEVNLKIENTYSWMAHVDNIQNVEEFYIKVKDSASKKYIKDNLGDELHGIYLNVKNKVITTNANVSKNQTPTKVYKPDVNSVRQEPCKFEVIKITESEVKDGKASNTTVKIFDNGKGIRKVQSAALQERIERTIYYKFDSTVIDKNGEAILNNVLKFLLEHKDSTMNLSGYACVIGKQNYNKGLSQRRADVVKKFFADGGLDPRRIISVGKGEIDPTDDKMGRDNIKYKNEKDYENNRRVDISFVFNAHDAQTVNYEVVAPTESTKKELTIDIAGFETNECFRDSKSKHKKQTLMVDVGQAIDAGDTKQTFATPSFRYKVYSNISRLNAAPIKYIWPSATNPNQFHMHVHSCRYFSNEKRTTVLIKAYPDIKWELALEFQVNVSNYKAANMPPGNIYAKHQEKARQAGYKRYRLNETGKVPISIGVGLSAEWDAGREKRSFTNEFSDKIEIVAKMIATAVNIVQNAINYAQSAAKETAIPVGFNVRYPKFTVVGKWYLERVNERANLSVIGEVGFGFKPLIGAEVVIDIIGAAIAVASYGATGNPAAARIINKFRGGLEKLGASVTFTATFYGELEIMVDALKIDSINGINMQGKTTIGGKMGATIELSVSVEVGTVKGTKVKPIATFKAAAKADSYFGGDFVIDSDTTGLFIQPVLKFSGVVLSVEIEGEVGWWKSNFKVEEKVMKEETYYMDKKYLT
- a CDS encoding endonuclease, producing the protein MKKIILCTVIAGFVNAQAPAGYYNSANGLSGAALKTALSTIITNGHQDKGYNGLWTGYKTTDIDKTYENDGSIMDIYSEKPSGTDPYKYTPGTNQCGTYSTEGNCYNREHIVPQSLFSQAAPMVSDIHFIRATDGKVNGMRSNYPFGKVGTATFTSLNGSKLGSSSSSGYAGTVFEPIDEFKGDVARMIFYFVTRYQSKLSTFSSGDMLGSSTFPGLQTWELNVLLAWHAQDPVSQAEINRNNASYTYQGNRNPFIDNPNYVNQIWGSSPGTTDPGTPTNPGTNCVNEAFETIPAAEASYTTRTWSANGISWTATDARTDQTINTKAITVRNGSLTSGSSASGIGSLTVTTQLKFSGSNGTFDVKVNGTTVGTIPYGATAATTTINNINIAGNVTVSLVNTSSSNRVAIDDLKWTCYSGTARQAQGTSANEITIQELQVYPNPISGQEIFVKGNTQNIQKAEIYNLQGKTLQTINNPFKNGNSIKIRNLQQGIYILKLDQTTLKFIVK
- a CDS encoding DUF4136 domain-containing protein, with translation MKKYIFILLASAALGLTSCSPFQVRSDYAETANFTTYKTYKIRIDDLKLNDIDKDRVLNELSRQLQSKGLQSGENPDLIVNVKANHKKVTDITNNSPYGMWGWGGPFGWGVGMSRTWTSNYNEGALIVDLIDSKTNKLVWQGIGSGISVDSPKAKQRQIPEIMAEIMKNYPPQRK
- a CDS encoding DUF5522 domain-containing protein encodes the protein MAQYDIKEGEDFYYNEQGYKVFTEKFHLKRGYCCKSGCRHCPYGYDKKTDTFIKNDKKNK
- a CDS encoding 1-aminocyclopropane-1-carboxylate deaminase/D-cysteine desulfhydrase — protein: MLLKAPAEAIPIQEISIHHKNIKLFIKREDLIHSQISGNKYWKLFYNINTYLEKNPENPYIITFGGAFSNHIAAVSAAGNLAGIPTLGIIRGEELQNKWRDNPTLLLAKRNGMNLKFVTREEYRHKEKLTEFLSREFPNALVVPEGGTNKDAVEGIKMMLNDQTKDFDYLCTAVGTGGTLAGIAKFCEEDQKVIGFKVVDDASLENKISELTSGRNFNLIDSCFGGYGKIKDENIRFINEFKEKYGIPLEPVYTGKMMQKVFELIDEGYFPENSRVLCFHTGGLQGIEGANLLLEKQNRNLII
- a CDS encoding glucosaminidase domain-containing protein, whose amino-acid sequence is MKRLFSIVSLLVLSTFSAQTWATEDQYIQKFAKYAVEEMEKYKIPASITLAQGLLETGGGQSRLAQEGKNHFGIKCKEDWTGKTMKHTDDAPNECFRVYDDPRQSYEDHSIFLATRKYYTNLFNLDMKDYKAWAYGLKKAGYATNPRYASILIGKIERYRLYEYDDTNSKEVLYAVLKMYPDLKDDRTFMAQLEPSKMTVKKSKDPVTVEVPYKQTSYAQQQKRVERIKTKAEILNSILIKSHPNEGLKYIVIPEDTTVKFIANKFKISESRLAKWNELDSDVLKKNDIVFLESKNSAGNTATYTAENGEDMHDIAQKFGIKLNKLYAKNRMDEGQKPSAGQLIYLIDKKPRN
- the hemL gene encoding glutamate-1-semialdehyde 2,1-aminomutase — its product is MKYQRSSALFDEAYKYIPGGVNSPVRAFKSVGGVPVFMKSAKGAYLTDADDNTYIDYINSWGPAILGHTHPEVLEELKIQAEKGFSFGAPTELETEIAKFIVENVPNIDQIRMVSSGTEACMSAVRLARGFTKRDKIVKFEGCYHGHSDSFLIKAGSGAATFGNPNSPGVTEGTAKDTLLARYNDFEQVQDLFRHNQGEIAAVIIEPVAGNMGCVLPENNFLQNLRKICDENGALLIFDEVMTGFRLAFGGAQELFNVKADLITYGKVIGGGLPVGAFAGRNEIMDHLAPKGGVYQAGTLSGNPLAMRAGLKTLQLIKNDPEFFNRINKTTETLDFGIGKILNEKGIPHKINRKGSMMSVFFHTNRVSDFDEAAASNHSLFNNFFHQMLQNGIYLPPSGYETYFISDAISDKEIDMTLEAVRKFEYS